Proteins from a genomic interval of Nasonia vitripennis strain AsymCx chromosome 3, Nvit_psr_1.1, whole genome shotgun sequence:
- the LOC100678779 gene encoding uncharacterized protein LOC100678779, translating into MAFAGVCRTSQVLRTFRFSKSRINYLTEIDNKNVNLTLSCNIVCNKFLCTEEKFKPVNKSNNPNAPEKPKKRKPLTSPQVTLISPEDDISMMTLEQAKKLADRRKLKLVKILDFDTKSQKPLFKLMTSQEFFEEGVKFKERKKKEKDAAVKEDKLFTISTKTTEHDLYIKINQIMKLLKKKHEIRIFISKDGNHTKAQELVELIEKEIKELISTKTCVSKATAFKLSFMPKLETDDKNNNVNNENQQKDTLEEEKTKASGNEK; encoded by the exons ATGGCGTTTGCCGGTGTGTGTAGAACGAGTCAAGTTTTACGAACTTTTCGTTTTTCCAAGTCTCGCATAAATTATCTGACAGAAATAGACAACAAAAATGTGAACTTGACGTTATCCTGCAACATTGTATGCAACAAGTTCTTGTGCACAgaggaaaaattcaaaccaGTGAATAAATCCAATAATCCGAATGCTCCTGAGAAACCTAAGAAGAGAAAACCTCTGACCAGTCCTCAAGTAACACTAATATCTCCCGAAGATGATATCTCAATGATGACACTGGAACAAGCGAAAAAATTGGCTGATCGTAGAAAACTGAAATTGGTGAAAATTCTTGACTTTGATACCAAGAGTCAGAAACCGCTGTTCAAACTAATGACTAGCCAAGAATTCTTCGAAGAGGGTGTCAAATtcaaggagagaaagaaaaaggaaaaggaTGCAGCTGTGAAGGAAGATAAATTGTTTACTATTTCAACGAAAACTACTGAGCATGACTTGTACATCAAGATTAATCAAATTATGAAGTtgttaaaaaagaaacacgAGATTCGAATTTTCATATCCAAAGATGGCAATCACACTAAAGCG CAAGAGCTAGTTGAACTAATCGAGAAAGAAATTAAGGAACTGATTTCTACCAAGACTTGCGTATCAAAAGCAACAGCTTTTAAGTTGTCTTTCATGCCAAAATTAGAGACTgacgataaaaataataatgtaaataacGAGAATCAGCAGAAAGATACATTAGAAGAAGAGAAGACGAAAGCAAGTGgtaacgaaaaataa